From the Excalfactoria chinensis isolate bCotChi1 chromosome 1, bCotChi1.hap2, whole genome shotgun sequence genome, one window contains:
- the CDHR3 gene encoding cadherin-related family member 3, translating to MVCVVLGCGAAVWRSGELSVPALSGRRTPLLRGLPTTRTVEENAPAGVSIYTFNVTGSPLSSGVVAIHPTIVNSNPLTEAFAIVSAGDLVYRVVTTGNPVLDYETMPKSFDLQIFVEDTAGRTDLNTLTVQVADKNERPVFWGNMAIQTVRIYVLEGTPPGLIYRVNATDPENGELKYSPLPESVPFRVLENGDIFSKRKIDYEKDPHCYFLNVTVTDLEGLNSTKTVNINIINIDDESPYFTTKQRIYRIPEEQSPGTVVANITAKDPDDEDSPSRLFYSIQSSDTYFSINPSTGVLQVTGRMDRDVLPLQLHPNVSVIVRVEDSPRGGHSSEMEITVIIGDINDNPPECNPSTFRKEINENTTAGIVLLDLRNSCKDIDVDPPNNLFSFTGLSGFGSNNFALEPAESGRLVMTESIDLENPSNPGVEVYSLAVRVQDIAFPNYSNTIYIYIRIKPVNEFFPVFSSLSYEFNVPEITKVGSSIGKVTASDADWPPSVITYSIIAGGGTKDYTNAFWINPINGDVKILARLDYETTQKHFFTVQASDQEKTATASVTVSVLEVNDEEPVCSPNFYSFQIPVSLAVGTNVNGFRIQCQDRDSDPRSFRYFIEEGNTNNHFTFSPVAGSNTSRLILASPFDYEGGLDTKWIYRLLVYITDDNLLSAKNKATHPVKTGTVTLSIRVIPNPTTVTTTTPSFTVVTKRENLYLDSAWYVPFVTTLGGLLLLGLLGHLGALLARWLSARCPPAPRADGTPLINAPEKKKPKKEVALEMIKLNTVFDGEARDPVTGKMYEFNTQSGARRWKKSNEPLQPTAAMQVTPSVTVNGGQESNSAEVPSKKETKEKRKEPREAAKPSTGPSQAPGQDRVEVPKWKEEPEDRELPSTAQQHRH from the exons GAAGAAGAACCCCACTGCTGAGGGGCTTACCTACTACAAGGACCGTTGAAGAGAATGCACCAGCTGGTGTTTCCATTTATACCTTCAATGTAACTGGTTCTCCATTGTCTTCTGGAGTTGTTGCAATACACCCTACCATAGTAAATTCGAATCCACTTACGGAAGCGTTTGCTATTGTATCCGCAGGAGATCTTGTGTACAGG gttgTTACCACTGGAAACCCTGTCCTAGATTATGAAACTATGCCAAAGAGCTTTGATTTACAGATTTTTGTTGAAGATACTGCCGGGAGGACTGACCTCAACACACTGACTGTCCAAGTCGCGGATAAGAATGAACGTCCTGTGTTCTGGGGAAATATGGCAATTCAAA CTGTGAGGATCTATGTCTTGGAAGGAACGCCTCCTGGACTCATCTACAGAGTCAATGCAACCGATCCTGAGAATGGTGAACTCAAA tATTCGCCACTCCCTGAATCGGTGCCATTCCGGGTCTTGGAAAATGGAGAcattttttcaaaaagaaaaatagattacGAGAAGGATCCGCACTG CTATTTTTTAAACGTAACAGTGACAGATCTGGAAGGACTGAACTCTACCAAAACAgtgaatataaatataattaacATCGATGATGAAAGCCCTTACTTTACCAC AAAACAACGGATCTACAGGATTCCCGAGGAACAAAGCCCAGGAACTGTTGTTGCCAATATAACAGCTAAAGATCCTGATGATGAAGACTCTCCCAGCAGACTTTTCTACAGCATCCAGTCTTCTGACACATATTTCTCCATAAATCCAT CAACTGGAGTGCTGCAGGTGACCGGGAGAATGGACCGCGATGTCCTtcccctgcagctccatcccaaTGTCTCTGTGATAGTTCGGGTGGAGGACAGTCCTCGTGGGGGGCACTCCAGTGAAATGGAGATCACAGTCATCATTGGAGATATCAATGACAACCCACCAGAATGCAATCCCTCCACCTTCAG gaaagagataaatgaaaatactaCTGCTGGGATAGTTCTTCTTGATCTCAGAAACAGCTGTAAAGATATTGATGTTGATCCACCAAACAATCTATTTAGTTTCACTGGATTATCCGGTTTTGGAAGTAACAACTTTGCTCTGGAGCCTGCTGAGTCCGGGAGACTTGTG atgACTGAAAGCATTGATCTAGAAAATCCATCTAATCCAGGAGTTGAAGTTTATTCTCTGGCTGTCAGGGTGCAAGATATCGCCTTTCCTAACTACTCAA ATACCATTTACATTTATATCAGGATAAAGCCAGTGAATGAATTCTTTCCAGTCTTCAGCAGTCTATCATATGAGTTTAATGTTCCAGAAATTACTAAAG tTGGATCCAGTATTGGAAAAGTAACTGCCAGCGATGCAGACTGGCCACCCAGTGTCATCACTTATTCCATTATAGCTGGAGGAGGGACCAAGGATTACACAAATGCATTCTGGATCAACCCAATTAATGGAGATGTGAAGATTTTAGCAAGATTAGACTATGAAACAACTCAGAAACACTTTTTCACAGTGCAAGCCTCGGaccaagagaaaactgcaacagcatct gTAACTGTCAGTGTTTTGGAAGTAAATGATGAAGAACCTGTTTGTTCACCCAATTTCTATTCATTTCAAATCCCAGTTAGTTTAGCAGTAGGGACCAATGTCAATGGCTTCAGGATTCAGTGTCAAGATCGTGATTCTGATCCCAGGTCTTTCCGTTACTTCATTGAAGAAG GCAACACGAACAATCATTTTACCTTTTCACCAGTGGCTGGATCCAACACATCTCGGCTGATTCTTGCATCTCCCTTTGACTATGAGGGTGGGCTTGATACAAAATGGATTTACAGGCTGCTTGTCTATATAACAGATGACAATTTATTATCTGCAAAGAACAAGGCTACGCACCCAGTTAAAACTGGAACAGTGACTTTAAGCATCAGAGTTATCCCAAACCCAACGACTGTCACTACCACAACG CCCAGCTTTACAGTGGTGACGAAGAGGGAGAACCTCTACTTGGACTCAGCGTGGTACGTGCCATTTGTCACCACGCTGGGAGgcctgctgctcctggggctgctggggcacCTGGGGGCCCTCCTGGCCAGGTGGCTCTCTGCCCGCTGCCCACCTGCACCCCGAGCCGACGGCACACCTCT GATAAATGCTCCAG aaaagaagaaacctaAGAAAGAAGTGGCTTTG GAAATGATAAAGCTCAACACTGTATTTGATGGAGAAGCCAGAGACCCAG TCACTGGAAAAATGTATGAATTCAATACCCAGTCAGGGGCCCGGAGGTGGAAGAAGAGCAATGAACCCCTTCAGCCCACTGCAGCCATGCAAGTAACACCAAGCGTCACAGTCAATGGTGGCCAAGAGTCAAACAGCGCAGAGGTGCCAAGCAAAAAAGAGActaaagagaagaggaaagagccAAGAGAAGCTGCCAAGCCCTCAACTGGGCCATCCCAAGCACCAGGACAGGATAGGGTGGAGGTACCGAAGTGGAAAGAGGAACCTGAGGACAGGGAGTTGCCCTcaacagcccagcagcacagacactGA